A stretch of Anaeromyxobacter dehalogenans 2CP-1 DNA encodes these proteins:
- the maiA gene encoding maleylacetoacetate isomerase, whose amino-acid sequence MTLRLYSYWRSSSAWRVRLGLALKGLAYEYRAVDLLAQEQFQAAHQARNPMSQVPVLEVEEDGRTHLLVQSMAILEWLEERHPEPALLPPDLWGRARVRALAEHVNSGTQPMQNALVLRMLREKVPGWDREWARFFIARGLAALETAVRDGAGRFSHGDAPTLADCYLVPQLYNARRFGLDLEPYPTLRRVDEACAALAPFQAAHPDRQPDAPPPDRRTP is encoded by the coding sequence ATGACCCTCCGCCTCTACTCCTACTGGCGCTCCTCCTCCGCCTGGCGCGTGCGCCTCGGCCTCGCGCTGAAGGGGCTCGCGTACGAGTATCGCGCCGTGGACCTGCTCGCGCAGGAGCAGTTCCAGGCGGCGCACCAGGCCCGGAACCCCATGTCGCAGGTACCGGTGCTGGAGGTGGAGGAGGACGGGCGGACGCACCTGCTGGTGCAGTCCATGGCCATCCTGGAGTGGCTGGAGGAGCGCCACCCCGAGCCGGCCCTGCTGCCACCCGACCTGTGGGGCCGCGCCCGGGTGCGGGCGCTCGCCGAGCACGTGAACTCCGGGACGCAGCCGATGCAGAACGCGCTCGTGCTGCGGATGCTGCGCGAGAAGGTGCCGGGGTGGGACCGCGAGTGGGCCCGGTTCTTCATCGCGCGCGGGCTCGCGGCCCTGGAGACCGCGGTCCGCGACGGCGCCGGCCGCTTCTCGCACGGCGACGCGCCCACCCTCGCCGACTGCTACCTCGTGCCCCAGCTCTACAACGCGCGCCGCTTCGGGCTCGACCTCGAGCCCTACCCCACGCTGCGCCGCGTGGACGAGGCCTGCGCGGCGCTCGCGCCGTTCCAGGCCGCCCACCCCGACCGCCAGCCCGACGCGCCGCCGCCCGACCGGAGGACCCCATGA
- the alr gene encoding alanine racemase, whose translation MSIVPSTWGGRPVWAEIDLDALAHNVRLLAARASPARLYAVVKANAYGHGAVACGRAALEAGAHGLAVVCVDEAEELRRAGVEAPLLVIGNTPASDAARVVALRLRPAVGAMDLVEALSAEARRRGAEVPIHLELESGLNRHGLPPDALVALAERARALPGLRVEGLFTHFAAAEEGDQRFTRAQFEVLRETSRRLPWVPERHCSASASILLDHEMALEAVRGGLSLYGYRPAPWCGTDADLRPVMSLRARVARVSDVDRGATVGYGRTWAANRPTRVALVMCGYADGYRRSFGNRTQVLVHGRRAPVVGRVAMDMCMVDVTAVPGVAPGDVVTLIGRDGDERVDADDLATIADTISWEILAGISARVPRLYLRGGRAVEASTLVDRAPVAI comes from the coding sequence ATGTCCATCGTCCCCTCAACCTGGGGTGGCCGGCCCGTGTGGGCCGAGATCGACCTCGACGCCCTCGCCCACAACGTTCGCCTCCTCGCCGCGCGTGCCTCGCCGGCCCGCCTCTATGCCGTGGTGAAGGCGAACGCCTACGGGCACGGCGCGGTGGCGTGCGGGCGGGCAGCGCTGGAGGCCGGCGCCCACGGCCTCGCGGTGGTGTGCGTGGACGAGGCCGAGGAGCTGCGCCGCGCCGGGGTGGAGGCGCCGCTGCTCGTCATCGGGAACACCCCGGCCAGCGACGCGGCGCGGGTGGTCGCGCTCCGCCTCCGGCCCGCCGTCGGCGCCATGGACCTGGTGGAGGCGCTCTCGGCCGAGGCCCGCCGCCGCGGCGCGGAGGTCCCCATCCACCTCGAGCTGGAGAGCGGGCTGAACCGCCACGGCCTCCCGCCCGACGCGCTGGTGGCGCTGGCCGAGCGGGCGCGCGCGCTCCCCGGCCTCCGGGTCGAGGGCCTGTTCACCCACTTCGCCGCGGCGGAGGAGGGCGACCAGCGCTTCACGCGCGCCCAGTTCGAGGTGCTGCGCGAGACCTCGCGCCGGCTGCCCTGGGTGCCCGAGCGCCACTGCTCCGCCTCGGCCAGCATCCTGCTCGACCACGAGATGGCGCTCGAGGCGGTCCGGGGCGGGCTCTCGCTGTACGGCTACCGGCCCGCGCCCTGGTGCGGGACCGACGCCGACCTGCGCCCGGTGATGTCGCTCCGCGCCCGGGTGGCGCGCGTCTCGGACGTGGACCGCGGCGCCACCGTCGGCTACGGCCGCACCTGGGCCGCGAACCGCCCCACCCGCGTGGCGCTGGTCATGTGCGGCTACGCCGACGGGTACCGGCGCAGCTTCGGCAACCGGACCCAGGTGCTGGTGCACGGCCGCCGCGCGCCGGTGGTGGGCCGCGTCGCCATGGACATGTGCATGGTGGACGTCACCGCGGTGCCCGGCGTGGCCCCCGGCGACGTCGTGACGCTCATCGGCCGCGACGGCGACGAGCGGGTGGACGCGGACGACCTCGCCACCATCGCCGACACGATCTCCTGGGAGATCCTGGCCGGCATCTCCGCCCGCGTGCCGCGCCTCTACCTGCGCGGCGGGCGCGCGGTGGAGGCGAGCACGCTGGTGGATCGGGCGCCGGTCGCGATCTAG
- a CDS encoding MarR family winged helix-turn-helix transcriptional regulator — protein sequence MSVNMIDPTDPLDDASQLLFFAFRNLTAEPDRILAERGLSRVHHRVLYFVRRDPGLSPGDLLRILRVSKQALARPLRELLAHGLIASAAVPDDRRRRALTLTARGAALERRVSGAQRRLFAGAFRAAGPAAADGWRDIMATLGDRATARAARAGARRGASRPARAASPSRR from the coding sequence GTGAGCGTCAACATGATCGACCCGACGGACCCGCTCGACGACGCGTCCCAGCTCCTGTTCTTCGCGTTCCGCAACCTCACCGCGGAGCCGGACCGGATCCTGGCGGAGCGCGGCCTCTCGCGCGTCCACCACCGCGTCCTGTACTTCGTGCGGCGCGACCCCGGCCTCTCGCCCGGCGACCTGCTGCGCATCCTGCGCGTGTCGAAGCAGGCGCTGGCGCGCCCGCTGCGCGAGCTGCTCGCGCACGGGCTGATCGCGTCGGCGGCGGTGCCGGACGACCGCCGGCGCAGGGCGCTCACGCTCACCGCGCGCGGCGCGGCGCTGGAGCGCCGCGTCTCCGGGGCGCAGCGGCGCCTGTTCGCGGGCGCGTTCCGGGCGGCGGGGCCGGCGGCGGCGGACGGCTGGCGCGACATCATGGCGACGCTCGGAGATCGGGCGACCGCGCGCGCGGCTCGCGCCGGCGCACGTAGAGGAGCTTCTCGACCCGCGCGTGCGGCGTCCCCGTCGCGTCGGTGA
- a CDS encoding homogentisate 1,2-dioxygenase: protein MLDRIVQGEVPRKHHLAFRDAEGRLLHEEAYTRAGFDGPYALLYHRNRPHAVHAAQARNGFPLPQPAPARALLKRHYRTQDLAARGGPPVDARRPLLFNADVVVGLVTPTSEDPVYFANGDGDDLYFVAEGGGLLRSPMGDLRFGQHDYVYVPRGLLHRFVPDAGPQRWLSLELPGGMHLPAQWRNETGQLRMDAPYSHRDFRRVELKGPVDEGLRDLVVKRAGAFHGFRYDASPLDVVGWDGALYPFAFPILNFQPRAGLVHLPPTWHGTFAARGALVCSFVPRVTDFHPEAVPCPYPHASVDVDEILFYVRGEFTSRRGVGPGSISHHPAGTMHGPHPGAYEASIGTRSTNELAVMLDCYLPLQPTAIALGIEDPGYQESFVG from the coding sequence ATGCTCGACCGGATCGTCCAGGGAGAGGTGCCGCGCAAGCACCACCTCGCGTTCCGCGACGCGGAGGGGCGGCTCCTCCACGAGGAGGCGTACACCCGCGCCGGCTTCGACGGACCGTACGCGCTGCTCTACCACCGCAACCGGCCGCACGCGGTCCACGCCGCCCAGGCCCGGAACGGCTTCCCCCTGCCGCAGCCCGCGCCGGCGCGGGCGCTGCTGAAGCGCCACTACCGCACCCAGGACCTCGCGGCGCGCGGCGGGCCGCCGGTCGACGCGCGGCGCCCGCTCCTGTTCAACGCCGACGTGGTGGTCGGCCTGGTGACGCCCACCTCCGAGGACCCGGTCTACTTCGCGAACGGCGACGGCGACGACCTCTACTTCGTCGCCGAGGGGGGCGGCCTGCTGCGCTCGCCCATGGGCGACCTGCGCTTCGGGCAGCACGACTACGTCTACGTGCCGAGGGGCCTGCTGCACCGGTTCGTGCCCGATGCCGGGCCGCAGCGCTGGCTGTCGCTCGAGCTCCCCGGCGGCATGCACCTGCCGGCGCAGTGGCGGAACGAGACCGGCCAGCTCCGCATGGACGCCCCCTACTCCCACCGCGACTTCCGGCGGGTGGAGCTGAAGGGCCCGGTGGACGAGGGCCTCCGCGACCTGGTGGTGAAGCGGGCCGGCGCGTTCCACGGGTTCCGCTACGACGCGTCGCCGCTCGACGTGGTGGGGTGGGACGGCGCGCTCTACCCGTTCGCCTTCCCCATCCTGAACTTCCAGCCGCGGGCCGGGCTGGTGCACCTGCCGCCGACGTGGCACGGCACCTTCGCGGCGCGCGGCGCGCTGGTCTGCTCGTTCGTGCCGCGGGTGACCGACTTCCACCCGGAGGCCGTGCCCTGCCCCTACCCGCACGCCTCGGTGGACGTGGACGAGATCCTGTTCTACGTGCGGGGGGAGTTCACCAGCCGCCGCGGCGTCGGCCCGGGCTCGATCTCGCACCACCCCGCCGGCACCATGCACGGCCCGCACCCCGGCGCCTACGAGGCGTCGATCGGCACGCGCAGCACGAACGAGCTGGCGGTGATGCTCGACTGCTACCTGCCGCTGCAGCCCACGGCGATCGCGCTCGGCATCGAGGACCCCGGCTACCAGGAGAGCTTCGTCGGCTGA
- a CDS encoding DUF4442 domain-containing protein, with product MPESLRTRLERLAFGLFPAYAGTGARIRYIAADWREVRLELPLGWRTRNYVGTIFGGSMYAAVDPIYMLMLIRNLGPDYVVWDKAASIRFLKPGRGTLAARFTLEEAELDAIRAALRTERSVDRSYAVELTDATGTPHARVEKLLYVRRREPRARSPDLRASP from the coding sequence GTGCCAGAGTCCCTCCGGACGCGTCTCGAGCGGCTCGCCTTCGGCCTGTTCCCCGCCTACGCCGGGACCGGCGCCCGGATCCGCTACATCGCCGCGGACTGGCGCGAGGTCCGGCTGGAGCTGCCGCTCGGCTGGCGCACGCGCAACTACGTCGGGACGATCTTCGGCGGCAGCATGTACGCGGCGGTCGACCCGATCTACATGCTGATGCTGATCCGGAACCTCGGACCGGACTACGTGGTCTGGGACAAGGCCGCGAGCATCCGGTTCCTGAAGCCCGGCCGCGGGACGCTGGCGGCCCGCTTCACGCTCGAGGAGGCCGAGCTGGACGCGATCCGCGCGGCGCTCCGCACGGAGCGGTCGGTGGACCGGAGCTACGCGGTGGAGCTCACCGACGCGACGGGGACGCCGCACGCGCGGGTCGAGAAGCTCCTCTACGTGCGCCGGCGCGAGCCGCGCGCGCGGTCGCCCGATCTCCGAGCGTCGCCATGA
- a CDS encoding branched-chain amino acid aminotransferase, translating to MGIPVERTRSPKPHPADADLGFGRHFTDHLFRIDWSEGKGWHAPRVEPYRPLSIDPAASVLHYGQAIFEGLKAFRHRDGGMRLFRPEANLARLAASARRLSMPAPEPGIVLEGIRALLRTDAGWLPESPGTALYVRPVMFATEAFLGVRPSKTYTLLVIVSPVGAYFSGGAHALRIWVERARARAAQGGIGASKAAANYVASLLAGEEAKAHGYDQVLWLDAARHADLEEIGTMNVFAKLGATVVTPALEGTILAGITRDCVITLLRDWNVPVEERRVSLAELERAHAAGALEELFGTGTAAVVAPIGELAWDGRQLVLPAPGPQSVGERLRAAVHAVQRGEAPDPHGWLEPV from the coding sequence ATGGGCATCCCCGTGGAGCGCACCCGCAGCCCGAAGCCGCACCCCGCCGACGCCGACCTCGGCTTCGGCCGCCACTTCACCGACCACCTGTTCCGGATCGACTGGTCCGAGGGGAAGGGCTGGCACGCGCCGCGGGTCGAGCCGTACCGGCCGCTCTCGATCGATCCGGCCGCCTCGGTGCTGCACTACGGGCAGGCCATCTTCGAGGGGCTGAAGGCGTTCCGGCACCGCGACGGCGGCATGCGCCTGTTCCGGCCGGAGGCGAACCTGGCGCGGCTCGCGGCGAGCGCGCGCCGGCTCAGCATGCCGGCGCCGGAGCCGGGCATCGTGCTGGAGGGGATCCGCGCGCTGCTCCGCACCGACGCGGGCTGGCTGCCGGAGTCGCCCGGCACCGCGCTGTACGTGCGGCCGGTGATGTTCGCGACCGAGGCGTTCCTGGGCGTGCGGCCCTCCAAGACGTACACGCTGCTCGTGATCGTCTCGCCGGTGGGCGCCTACTTCTCGGGCGGCGCCCACGCGCTGCGCATCTGGGTCGAGCGGGCGCGCGCCCGCGCCGCGCAGGGCGGCATCGGCGCGTCCAAGGCGGCCGCGAACTACGTGGCCAGCCTGCTCGCGGGCGAGGAGGCGAAGGCGCACGGGTACGACCAGGTGCTCTGGCTCGACGCGGCCCGGCACGCCGATCTCGAGGAGATCGGGACCATGAACGTGTTCGCGAAGCTCGGGGCGACGGTGGTCACCCCCGCGCTCGAGGGCACCATCCTCGCCGGCATCACCCGCGACTGCGTCATCACGCTGCTGCGCGACTGGAACGTGCCGGTCGAGGAGCGCCGGGTCTCGCTCGCGGAGCTGGAGCGCGCGCACGCCGCCGGGGCGCTCGAGGAGCTGTTCGGCACCGGCACCGCGGCGGTGGTGGCGCCCATCGGCGAGCTCGCCTGGGACGGGCGGCAGCTCGTCCTCCCCGCGCCCGGCCCGCAGTCGGTCGGCGAGCGGCTGCGCGCGGCCGTGCACGCCGTCCAGCGCGGCGAGGCGCCGGATCCGCACGGCTGGCTCGAGCCGGTGTAG
- a CDS encoding fumarylacetoacetate hydrolase family protein, with product MRLATRRDGSRDGRLMVVRRDGEALLDAGPAARTLQDALDRWEEAEPKLRALAESLDAGRAAGVPLDPHALHSPLPRAYEWVDGSAYLNHVRLVRKARGAEPPPTLESDPLVYQGGSGVLLGPTDDLPLPDPGWGLDLEGEVCCILGDVPRGTRAADAGRHVRLLCLANDVTLRNLVPGELAKGFGFFQSKPATAFSPFAVTPDEVGPAWRDGRLHLRMTVRWNGQVVGTVDAGPEMHFSFFQLLEHVARTRGFTAGTILGSGTVSNADRARGWSCIAEQRALEMIDGGAPRTRFLAAGDTVEIEVRDGEGRNVFGTISQRVRAP from the coding sequence ATGCGCCTCGCGACGCGACGTGACGGCAGCCGCGACGGGCGGCTCATGGTGGTCCGCCGGGATGGCGAGGCCCTCCTCGACGCCGGCCCCGCCGCGAGGACGCTGCAGGACGCGCTCGACCGGTGGGAGGAGGCGGAGCCGAAGCTCCGGGCCCTCGCCGAGTCGCTGGACGCGGGGCGCGCCGCCGGCGTCCCGCTCGATCCGCACGCGCTGCACTCGCCGCTGCCGCGCGCCTACGAGTGGGTGGACGGCTCCGCGTACCTCAACCACGTGCGCCTGGTGCGCAAGGCGCGCGGCGCCGAGCCGCCCCCCACGCTCGAGTCCGACCCGCTCGTGTACCAGGGCGGCTCGGGCGTCCTCCTCGGGCCCACCGACGACCTCCCGCTCCCGGATCCGGGCTGGGGCCTCGACCTCGAGGGCGAGGTCTGCTGCATCCTCGGCGACGTGCCCCGCGGCACCCGCGCCGCCGACGCGGGCCGCCACGTCCGGCTGCTCTGCCTCGCGAACGACGTCACGCTGCGCAACCTGGTGCCGGGCGAGCTCGCGAAGGGCTTCGGCTTCTTCCAGTCGAAGCCCGCCACCGCGTTCTCGCCGTTCGCGGTCACGCCGGACGAGGTCGGCCCGGCCTGGCGCGACGGCCGGCTGCACCTGCGCATGACGGTGCGGTGGAACGGCCAGGTGGTGGGCACGGTGGACGCCGGCCCGGAGATGCACTTCTCCTTCTTCCAGCTCCTCGAGCACGTGGCCCGGACCCGCGGGTTCACCGCGGGCACGATCCTCGGGAGCGGCACGGTCTCGAACGCCGATCGCGCCCGCGGCTGGTCCTGCATCGCCGAGCAGCGCGCCCTCGAGATGATCGACGGCGGCGCGCCGCGCACGCGCTTCCTCGCCGCCGGCGACACCGTCGAGATCGAGGTCCGCGACGGCGAGGGCCGGAACGTGTTCGGCACCATCTCGCAGCGGGTGCGCGCGCCATGA
- a CDS encoding 4-hydroxyphenylpyruvate dioxygenase family protein, with translation MTSHSQKTQLEPLGIVRIEGLHYYVHDLERSRRFYTQKMDFAEVARSAPALEREGRQRSAVFEAGDVRVVCSEPVGEGGRAWRWLRKHPDGVGTVVFQVEDADRCFRLLEERGATPITDVQEHRDDGGTLRTFNITTPLGDTTFRFVERRGYRAVYPGIEPLAAPEGGRNAFGFGHVDHLTNNFQTMKPALLWMEHVMGMEEFWEVEFHTKDAAGARRAALEAQKGSGLRSVVMREPRSGVKFANNEPWRPAFKSSQINVFNEDHRGDGVQHAALTVQDILSSVRGMRARGVEFMPTPATYYEALPERIRSTGIGRIDEDPRVLQELEILVDGAGDHSYLLQIFLRDAAGLYHEPDAGPFFFEIIQRKGDQGFGAGNFRALFESIEREQVKEGRA, from the coding sequence ATGACCTCGCACTCGCAGAAGACGCAGCTCGAGCCGCTCGGCATCGTCCGCATCGAGGGGCTGCATTACTACGTGCACGACCTCGAGCGCAGCCGCCGCTTCTACACGCAGAAGATGGACTTCGCGGAGGTGGCCCGCAGCGCGCCCGCGCTGGAGCGGGAGGGCCGGCAGCGCTCGGCGGTGTTCGAGGCGGGCGACGTCCGGGTGGTGTGCTCGGAGCCGGTGGGCGAGGGCGGCCGCGCCTGGCGCTGGCTGCGCAAGCACCCCGACGGCGTGGGCACGGTGGTGTTCCAGGTGGAGGACGCGGACCGCTGCTTCCGGCTGCTGGAGGAGCGCGGGGCGACGCCCATCACCGACGTGCAGGAGCACCGCGACGACGGAGGGACGCTGCGCACGTTCAACATCACCACCCCGCTCGGCGACACCACCTTCCGCTTCGTGGAGCGCCGCGGCTACCGCGCCGTCTACCCGGGCATCGAGCCGCTCGCCGCGCCGGAGGGCGGGCGCAACGCGTTCGGCTTCGGCCACGTGGACCACCTCACCAACAACTTCCAGACCATGAAGCCGGCGCTCCTGTGGATGGAGCACGTCATGGGGATGGAGGAGTTCTGGGAGGTGGAGTTCCACACCAAGGACGCGGCCGGCGCGCGCCGGGCCGCGCTCGAGGCGCAGAAGGGCTCGGGCCTGCGCTCGGTGGTGATGCGCGAGCCGCGCTCCGGCGTGAAGTTCGCGAACAACGAGCCGTGGCGCCCCGCGTTCAAGTCCTCGCAGATCAACGTCTTCAACGAGGACCACCGCGGCGACGGCGTGCAGCACGCCGCGCTGACGGTGCAGGACATCCTCTCCTCGGTGCGCGGCATGCGCGCCCGCGGGGTGGAGTTCATGCCCACGCCGGCGACGTACTACGAGGCGCTGCCGGAGCGGATCCGCAGCACCGGCATCGGCCGGATCGACGAGGACCCGCGCGTGCTGCAGGAGCTCGAGATCCTGGTGGACGGCGCCGGCGACCACTCCTACCTGCTGCAGATCTTCCTGCGCGACGCGGCCGGCCTGTACCACGAGCCCGACGCCGGGCCGTTCTTCTTCGAGATCATCCAGCGCAAGGGCGACCAGGGCTTCGGCGCGGGCAACTTCCGCGCGCTGTTCGAGTCCATCGAGCGCGAGCAGGTGAAGGAAGGGCGGGCCTGA
- a CDS encoding GNAT family N-acetyltransferase, which translates to MDHFRAAGLELQELGARDLPRIQDLLERCAEWWALIHGRAPRDDEAEWLLQDLPPRFDRRRLIGVAAGGGALAGLVDATDGWPQRGITWIGLMLFEPASRSRGLGAALLAELERELRGAGTRAVQLMVQAQNPRARAFWERMGFSPMASARVRAGRLVNDVTVLRRDLAVPTVDGQPRGRGAA; encoded by the coding sequence ATGGATCACTTCCGCGCAGCCGGGCTGGAGCTCCAGGAGCTGGGCGCGCGCGATCTGCCGCGCATCCAGGACCTGCTGGAGCGGTGCGCCGAGTGGTGGGCGCTCATCCACGGCCGCGCGCCGCGCGACGACGAGGCGGAGTGGCTGCTGCAGGATCTGCCGCCGCGGTTCGATCGCCGGCGGCTGATCGGGGTGGCCGCGGGCGGCGGCGCGCTGGCGGGGCTGGTGGACGCGACCGACGGCTGGCCCCAGCGCGGGATCACCTGGATCGGCCTGATGCTGTTCGAGCCGGCGTCCCGGTCCCGCGGGCTGGGGGCGGCGCTGCTCGCCGAGCTGGAGCGCGAGCTGCGCGGGGCCGGCACGCGGGCGGTGCAGCTCATGGTGCAGGCCCAGAACCCGCGCGCGCGGGCGTTCTGGGAGCGGATGGGGTTCTCGCCGATGGCGAGCGCGCGGGTGCGCGCGGGCCGGCTGGTGAACGACGTGACCGTGCTCCGGCGCGACCTCGCCGTGCCCACCGTCGACGGCCAGCCGCGCGGGCGCGGGGCAGCTTGA